In one window of Bizionia sp. M204 DNA:
- a CDS encoding PQQ-dependent sugar dehydrogenase, giving the protein MKSRFYILALILSMSILACAQDKNPTNIHHSHEVVVPDLKNPWGFVFLPDNAMLITEKSGALIHFKNGKKTRITGLPEIHVYGQGGLMDIALHPDYKSNGWIYFSYASSDGNGQGGHTAIARAKLSNNALVNFQVLYKATPNTKAGQHFGSRIVIDNNNFLFFSIGDRGNRDVNPQDLTKDGGKIYRLHDDGSTPTTNPFVTTPNAKKAIYSYGHRNPQGMAIHPKTKSIWIHEHGPKGGDEINIVQAGNNYGWPKVTYGVNYSGTEITNKTTLPGMTEPIHYWDPSIAPSGMAFINSSIYPDWKGNLVVGSLKFQYLDLCYLEGKKVIKEERLLDGLGRVRSVVQGPDGYIYVGIENLGIVKILPKKA; this is encoded by the coding sequence ATGAAATCACGTTTTTACATATTAGCATTAATTCTTTCTATGAGCATTTTGGCGTGTGCTCAAGATAAAAACCCAACAAATATCCATCATTCCCATGAAGTGGTTGTTCCTGATTTAAAAAACCCTTGGGGCTTTGTGTTTCTGCCTGATAACGCCATGCTGATTACAGAAAAATCGGGAGCACTTATTCATTTCAAAAATGGTAAGAAAACACGCATTACAGGACTTCCTGAAATCCATGTTTATGGACAAGGTGGTTTAATGGATATTGCACTTCATCCTGATTATAAGTCTAACGGATGGATATATTTCTCCTATGCTTCTTCAGATGGTAATGGTCAAGGAGGACATACCGCAATTGCGCGTGCAAAACTGAGCAATAACGCATTAGTTAATTTTCAAGTGCTATACAAGGCAACCCCCAATACAAAAGCAGGTCAGCACTTCGGTTCACGAATTGTAATAGATAACAACAACTTTTTATTTTTCTCCATTGGCGATCGTGGTAATCGGGATGTCAATCCACAGGACTTAACTAAAGATGGCGGGAAAATCTATCGCTTACATGACGATGGCTCTACTCCTACAACCAACCCTTTTGTAACCACACCAAATGCCAAAAAAGCTATTTATTCATATGGTCATCGTAATCCGCAAGGCATGGCCATTCATCCTAAAACAAAATCTATTTGGATTCATGAACATGGTCCAAAAGGTGGCGATGAAATTAATATTGTACAAGCTGGCAATAATTATGGTTGGCCAAAAGTTACGTATGGCGTAAATTATTCTGGAACAGAAATTACAAATAAAACAACCTTACCAGGTATGACGGAACCTATCCATTATTGGGATCCTTCCATTGCACCAAGCGGCATGGCATTTATTAATAGTTCTATATATCCAGATTGGAAAGGGAATCTTGTGGTAGGTTCATTAAAGTTTCAATACCTAGATTTGTGCTATCTTGAAGGCAAAAAAGTTATAAAAGAAGAACGCTTGTTAGATGGTTTAGGCCGGGTTAGATCCGTTGTACAAGGTCCAGATGGCTATATTTATGTTGGAATTGAAAATCTTGGAATTGTAAAAATTCTACCTAAAAAAGCGTAA
- the udk gene encoding uridine kinase — MLIIGIAGGTGCGKTTVVNQILDQLPEGEVGVISQDSYYKDTTHLSYDERVKINFDHPRSIDFELLESHLKELKKGNDIHQPVYSFIKHNRTGDIILTHPRKVMIVEGILILTNPELRDMFDIKIFVHADSDERLIRRLKRDISERGRDLDEVLSRYQNTLKPMHQQFIEPMKEYADIIIPNNKYNTVAVDIVKTIINQRLV; from the coding sequence ATGCTTATTATTGGTATTGCTGGTGGTACTGGCTGTGGTAAAACAACCGTTGTAAATCAGATTCTTGATCAACTTCCAGAAGGTGAAGTTGGTGTAATTTCTCAAGATTCTTATTATAAAGACACGACACATTTATCCTATGACGAACGTGTAAAAATAAATTTTGACCATCCGCGCTCCATCGATTTTGAATTATTAGAATCGCATTTAAAAGAATTAAAGAAAGGAAATGATATTCATCAACCTGTTTATTCGTTTATAAAACACAATCGCACAGGTGATATAATTCTTACACACCCAAGAAAAGTTATGATTGTTGAAGGTATTTTAATACTTACAAATCCAGAATTACGAGATATGTTCGATATTAAAATATTTGTTCATGCCGATAGTGATGAACGCCTAATTCGCCGATTAAAACGTGACATTTCAGAACGTGGTCGCGATTTAGATGAAGTTTTAAGCCGTTATCAAAACACGCTTAAACCCATGCATCAACAATTTATTGAACCCATGAAGGAGTATGCTGATATTATTATTCCAAACAATAAATACAACACTGTTGCTGTGGATATTGTTAAAACTATTATCAATCAACGTTTAGTATAA
- a CDS encoding septum formation initiator family protein: MAKLNSKYLKPFKNIFIVIVVVFAVWMMFFDANSYLIHRELNTEIEELETEKEYYNKEIEKDKKAIKELSSELGVEKLAREKYYMKKANEEIFIIEYEDSIPKENKND, translated from the coding sequence ATGGCCAAGCTAAATAGCAAATATTTAAAACCTTTTAAAAATATTTTCATCGTAATAGTTGTGGTATTTGCTGTATGGATGATGTTCTTTGATGCCAATTCCTATTTAATTCACAGAGAATTAAATACGGAAATTGAAGAACTTGAAACTGAAAAAGAGTACTACAATAAAGAAATTGAAAAGGATAAAAAAGCCATTAAAGAATTGAGTAGCGAATTAGGTGTTGAAAAATTAGCGCGCGAAAAATACTATATGAAGAAAGCTAATGAAGAAATCTTTATAATTGAATATGAAGATAGTATTCCAAAAGAAAATAAAAATGACTAA
- a CDS encoding methylmalonyl-CoA mutase subunit beta, which yields MTKPLFSLFPEVSSKEWKQKIQSDLKGADYNETLIWQSNEGINVKPFYHQDMLENVSTKAIPNTPWNICQTIFVQHIDVANGIAISALKNGAESIKFIIPNDSVSVDDLLKDIDLKKTTIYFEVQFLSESFAKKITNLGGNNQIIIQTDIIGNLARTGNWFSNLSADHDAFTNIVKLSNTATIDTSLYQNAGANMVQQLAYALAHTNEYFNYLNEQLSASEKQTFKTVFQIAIGSNYFFEIAKIRALRVLYQALAADYGFNTTCHIFAVPTKRNKTIYDYNTNMLRTTTECMSAILGGANTIYNMPYDAIYHKNNEFGDRIARNQLLILKHESYFDQVKNPAEGSYYMETLTDQLAEKGLELFKDIETNGGFLKQLKDGIIQRKIKESANKEQAQFDAGKITLLGTNKHPNKADKMADELELFPFVKTQARKTLIAPIIERRLAENMEQDRLQTEQ from the coding sequence ATGACTAAACCTTTATTTAGCCTGTTTCCAGAAGTATCTTCCAAAGAGTGGAAACAAAAAATTCAATCGGATTTAAAAGGTGCCGATTATAACGAAACACTTATTTGGCAATCCAATGAAGGTATTAATGTGAAACCATTTTACCATCAAGATATGTTAGAAAATGTTTCAACCAAAGCCATTCCAAATACGCCCTGGAATATTTGTCAGACCATTTTTGTCCAACATATTGACGTAGCCAACGGTATTGCTATTTCTGCTTTAAAAAATGGCGCTGAAAGCATTAAATTCATTATTCCCAATGATAGCGTTTCTGTAGATGATCTTTTAAAAGATATTGACTTAAAAAAAACGACAATCTATTTTGAGGTCCAATTTTTATCAGAATCTTTTGCTAAAAAAATCACCAATTTAGGTGGTAATAATCAAATCATCATCCAAACAGATATTATTGGAAATCTAGCACGAACAGGCAATTGGTTTTCTAATTTAAGTGCAGATCATGACGCTTTTACGAACATCGTAAAACTTTCAAACACGGCCACTATTGACACTAGTTTGTATCAAAATGCTGGTGCTAATATGGTCCAACAATTAGCCTATGCTTTGGCACATACCAATGAATATTTTAATTATTTAAATGAGCAGCTTTCAGCATCAGAAAAACAAACATTTAAAACAGTTTTTCAAATAGCTATTGGCTCCAATTACTTTTTTGAAATAGCCAAAATTCGTGCCTTACGCGTTTTATATCAGGCATTGGCAGCAGATTATGGATTTAATACAACCTGTCATATTTTTGCGGTTCCAACCAAACGTAACAAAACCATTTACGATTATAATACCAATATGCTTCGTACAACCACGGAATGTATGAGTGCTATTTTAGGAGGTGCCAATACCATTTACAATATGCCTTATGATGCTATTTATCATAAGAATAATGAATTTGGAGATCGGATTGCACGGAATCAACTTTTAATATTAAAGCATGAAAGTTATTTTGATCAAGTTAAGAATCCTGCCGAAGGTTCCTATTATATGGAGACGTTAACAGATCAGTTAGCTGAAAAAGGATTGGAACTTTTTAAAGATATTGAAACTAACGGTGGTTTTTTAAAACAGTTAAAAGACGGCATTATTCAACGTAAAATAAAAGAAAGTGCCAACAAAGAACAAGCGCAATTTGATGCTGGAAAAATAACCTTACTTGGAACAAATAAACATCCAAATAAAGCCGATAAAATGGCCGATGAATTGGAGTTGTTTCCTTTTGTTAAAACCCAAGCAAGAAAAACCCTTATTGCTCCTATAATTGAACGACGATTAGCCGAAAATATGGAACAAGACCGTTTGCAAACGGAACAATAA
- the scpA gene encoding methylmalonyl-CoA mutase, with product MSRKNIQHIQLKSTESQARNEAFDTFNSAEDIAIKSVYSKADVANLEHLNFAAGITPNLRGPYSTMYVRRPWTIRQYAGFSTAEDSNAFYRRNLAAGQKGLSVAFDLATHRGYDSDHNRVVGDVGKAGVAIDSVEDMKILFDDIPLDKMSVSMTMNGAVLPIMAFYIVAAEEQGVKPELLAGTIQNDILKEFMVRNTYIYPPTPSMKIISDIFEYTSKNMPKFNSISISGYHMQEAGATCDIELAYTLADGLEYVKKGIAAGMDIDTFAPRLSFFWAIGMNHFMEIAKMRAARMLWAKLIKPFNPKNEKSLALRTHCQTSGWSLTEQDPFNNVARTTIEAAAAAFGGTQSLHTNALDEAIALPTDFSARIARNTQIYLQEETQITKTVDPWAGSYYVEKLTHDIAEKAWELIEEVEELGGMTKAIEAGIPKLRIEEAAARKQARIDSNQDIIVGVNQYRLAEEAPITTLEVDNQTVRTSQIERLNKIKATRDASKVKQALANLTTAAKSNQDNLLALAVEAARERATLGEISDALEVAFGRYKAQIKSFSGVYSKEIKDDESFKKAKALADAFAEQDGRRPRIMIAKMGQDGHDRGAKVVATGYADVGFDVDIGPLFQTPQEAAKQAVENDVHVLGVSSLAAGHKTLVPQVIDALKAYGREDIMVIVGGVIPKQDYQYLFDAGAVAVFGPGTKISDAAIQILDILID from the coding sequence ATGAGTCGGAAAAACATTCAACATATTCAATTAAAATCAACAGAATCTCAAGCAAGAAATGAAGCGTTTGACACCTTTAATTCTGCTGAAGATATTGCTATAAAATCTGTTTATTCCAAAGCGGATGTAGCTAATTTAGAGCATCTCAATTTTGCTGCAGGTATTACACCAAATCTTCGAGGTCCTTATAGCACGATGTATGTTAGAAGGCCTTGGACTATAAGGCAATATGCAGGTTTTTCAACAGCGGAAGATAGTAATGCGTTTTACAGACGAAATCTAGCTGCCGGACAGAAAGGCTTATCGGTTGCATTCGATTTAGCAACACATCGTGGTTATGACTCGGATCATAATCGTGTGGTTGGCGATGTTGGTAAAGCTGGTGTAGCCATTGATTCCGTAGAGGATATGAAAATTCTTTTCGATGACATTCCATTAGATAAAATGAGTGTTTCCATGACCATGAATGGCGCTGTTTTACCAATAATGGCTTTTTATATTGTAGCGGCTGAAGAACAAGGTGTAAAACCCGAGCTTTTAGCAGGAACAATTCAAAATGATATTTTAAAGGAATTTATGGTGCGTAACACCTATATTTATCCGCCAACACCTTCCATGAAAATCATTTCAGATATTTTTGAATATACCAGTAAAAACATGCCGAAGTTTAACAGCATCAGTATTTCGGGTTATCATATGCAAGAGGCTGGTGCCACCTGCGATATTGAATTGGCTTACACCCTAGCCGACGGATTGGAATACGTTAAAAAAGGCATAGCCGCAGGGATGGATATTGATACGTTTGCGCCTCGTTTATCATTTTTCTGGGCCATTGGCATGAACCATTTTATGGAAATCGCAAAAATGCGTGCCGCTCGAATGCTTTGGGCGAAACTGATAAAACCATTCAATCCTAAAAATGAAAAATCACTTGCGTTACGAACCCATTGTCAGACTTCCGGTTGGAGTTTAACAGAACAAGATCCGTTTAATAATGTTGCGCGAACGACCATTGAAGCGGCAGCAGCTGCTTTTGGAGGCACACAAAGTTTACATACAAACGCTTTAGATGAAGCTATTGCCTTGCCAACTGATTTTTCCGCACGAATTGCCAGAAACACACAAATTTATTTACAAGAAGAAACACAAATAACGAAAACAGTTGACCCATGGGCTGGGAGTTATTATGTAGAAAAATTAACTCATGATATTGCCGAAAAAGCTTGGGAACTTATTGAAGAAGTTGAAGAATTAGGCGGTATGACCAAGGCCATTGAAGCTGGAATACCAAAACTTCGTATAGAAGAAGCTGCGGCTAGAAAACAGGCACGAATAGATTCCAATCAAGATATTATTGTAGGTGTTAATCAGTATAGGTTAGCTGAAGAGGCACCAATTACCACGCTGGAAGTAGACAATCAAACGGTTAGAACATCACAAATTGAACGTTTAAATAAAATTAAGGCAACCAGAGATGCTAGTAAAGTGAAACAAGCATTAGCCAATTTAACGACCGCGGCAAAATCAAATCAAGATAATTTATTAGCTTTAGCCGTTGAAGCGGCTCGAGAACGTGCTACACTAGGAGAAATTAGTGATGCATTAGAAGTTGCCTTCGGACGATATAAAGCACAAATTAAATCCTTTTCTGGCGTGTATAGTAAAGAAATTAAAGATGACGAATCTTTCAAAAAAGCCAAAGCATTGGCAGATGCCTTTGCTGAACAAGATGGCAGACGTCCGCGAATTATGATTGCCAAAATGGGTCAAGATGGTCATGATCGTGGCGCAAAAGTAGTTGCCACAGGTTATGCGGATGTTGGTTTTGACGTGGATATTGGCCCACTTTTTCAAACACCTCAAGAAGCAGCCAAACAGGCTGTTGAAAATGATGTACACGTATTAGGCGTGTCATCTTTAGCTGCTGGTCATAAAACTTTGGTGCCTCAAGTTATTGATGCACTTAAAGCCTACGGCCGCGAAGACATTATGGTTATTGTTGGTGGTGTCATTCCCAAACAAGATTATCAATATTTATTTGATGCTGGTGCGGTTGCCGTTTTTGGTCCCGGAACAAAAATTAGTGACGCAGCCATACAAATTTTGGACATATTGATTGATTAA
- a CDS encoding Rrf2 family transcriptional regulator, which produces MFSKACEYGIKASIFIALNSHQEQRVSLKAIAKEIASPEAFTAKILQDLARHNIINSVKGAHGGFEIVKSQISSIKLEEIVRAIDGDTIYNGCGLGLHTCDESHPCPVHDKFKDIRNDLKVMLETTNLEELALGVKSGASFLKI; this is translated from the coding sequence ATGTTTTCTAAAGCTTGTGAATACGGCATCAAAGCCTCCATATTTATTGCTTTAAACTCCCACCAAGAACAACGGGTAAGTTTAAAAGCGATTGCTAAAGAAATTGCTTCACCCGAAGCATTTACAGCAAAAATTTTACAAGATTTAGCTAGACATAACATCATTAACTCCGTAAAAGGTGCTCATGGTGGTTTTGAAATTGTAAAATCGCAAATTTCGAGTATTAAATTAGAAGAAATTGTACGTGCCATTGATGGCGATACTATATATAACGGTTGCGGTTTAGGCCTGCACACTTGCGATGAAAGTCATCCCTGTCCTGTACATGATAAATTTAAAGATATCCGAAATGATTTGAAAGTCATGCTAGAAACAACAAATTTGGAAGAATTAGCTTTAGGCGTCAAGTCTGGTGCTTCCTTTTTAAAAATTTAG
- the ric gene encoding iron-sulfur cluster repair di-iron protein has protein sequence METLHKNMSKPIGEYVADDFRTAAVFSNYGIDFCCKGHRTVEEVCNKNGVNPDELLSKLDAILESKGNNAIDYKSWPLDLLADYIEKTHHRYVEEKIPVLRQFLDKLCKVHGGNHPELFKINELFTGCAGELAAHMKKEELILFPFIKKMVKATLDGQAIEAPHFGTVENPIAMMMEEHENEGERFRKIALITNNYTPPADACNTYKVTYAMLDEFEKDLHLHIHLENNILFPEAAKLEQRFFQE, from the coding sequence ATGGAAACATTACATAAAAACATGAGCAAACCAATTGGCGAATATGTAGCCGATGATTTTAGAACAGCTGCCGTATTTAGTAACTACGGGATAGATTTTTGCTGCAAAGGACACAGAACTGTTGAGGAAGTTTGTAATAAAAATGGCGTAAATCCAGATGAACTTTTAAGTAAACTGGATGCTATTTTAGAATCCAAAGGTAATAACGCCATTGATTACAAATCCTGGCCTTTAGATTTACTTGCAGATTATATTGAAAAAACACATCATAGATATGTGGAAGAAAAAATTCCCGTATTGCGCCAGTTTTTAGATAAATTATGTAAAGTGCATGGTGGTAATCATCCGGAATTGTTTAAAATTAATGAACTCTTTACTGGTTGTGCTGGCGAACTAGCTGCACACATGAAAAAAGAAGAGTTAATACTTTTTCCATTCATTAAAAAAATGGTGAAAGCAACTTTAGACGGTCAAGCAATAGAAGCGCCGCACTTTGGAACTGTGGAAAATCCAATTGCTATGATGATGGAAGAACATGAAAACGAAGGCGAACGCTTTAGAAAAATTGCGCTTATCACTAACAATTATACACCACCTGCAGATGCTTGTAACACCTATAAAGTTACCTATGCTATGCTGGACGAATTTGAGAAAGACTTACACCTACACATACATTTAGAAAATAACATTTTATTCCCTGAAGCCGCCAAATTAGAGCAGCGCTTTTTCCAAGAGTAA
- a CDS encoding hemerythrin domain-containing protein codes for MEPKPLKRHKALQPLSREHHHGLLLSWKIRSGFSKNVSVERMKTYADWFFENHLIPHFELEEAEIFSILDSQNELVKKALADHRRLKRLFAEDSSLDKSLSKIEEELEQHIRFEERILFPEIQKVATEEQLQHIAKIHQPESFEDNITDEFWK; via the coding sequence ATGGAACCCAAACCACTTAAACGTCATAAAGCATTACAACCATTAAGTCGTGAGCATCATCACGGTTTATTACTATCCTGGAAAATCAGGTCAGGTTTCAGCAAAAACGTGTCTGTAGAACGCATGAAAACATATGCGGATTGGTTTTTTGAAAATCATTTAATACCACATTTTGAATTAGAAGAAGCTGAAATTTTTTCCATTCTAGATTCTCAAAATGAGTTGGTAAAAAAAGCACTGGCAGATCATAGACGATTAAAACGCTTATTTGCGGAAGATTCCAGTTTAGACAAATCGTTGAGTAAAATTGAAGAAGAATTAGAGCAACACATTCGTTTTGAAGAGCGTATCTTATTCCCTGAAATACAAAAGGTTGCAACCGAAGAACAACTGCAGCATATAGCAAAAATCCACCAGCCAGAATCTTTTGAAGATAACATAACTGATGAATTTTGGAAATAA
- a CDS encoding alginate export family protein, with product MRKLLIIMLLGVMSQPLFAQNFEISAELRPRLEYRNGYKTLTVDSLDAASFVSQRTRLNLGYGSEKINMYLSIQDVRVWGDVPTLNTADNNGTSIHEAWAELLFTPEFSLKLGRQEISYDDQRIFGAVGWAQQARSHDALLAIYKPNTNNHFELGLALNASSESLFETNYALNNYKSLQYIWYHTQLSPVNLSFLALNNGLAFIKNGQEEVDYNQTFGAYAKLAKSPFNADASLYFQTGKIADQPVQAYNLSFNGSYTFKNGLKPGLGVEYLSGTDMDATNSDSNSFNPWYGTNHKFNGWMDYFYVGNHINSVGLVDVYANITYTKNKFSVSVIPHMFSSAATVTNSLNEDMDAYLGTEIDLALTYKWTKDVSFQAGYSQMFATDTMAVLKGGNANATTNWAWAMITIKPSLFKTSFKSNE from the coding sequence ATGAGAAAACTATTAATTATCATGCTCCTCGGAGTTATGAGCCAGCCCCTTTTTGCCCAAAATTTTGAGATTTCGGCAGAATTGAGACCACGCTTAGAATATCGTAATGGATATAAAACGTTGACAGTAGATTCATTAGATGCTGCTTCATTCGTATCCCAACGTACCCGATTAAATTTGGGATATGGAAGTGAAAAAATTAATATGTATTTAAGCATTCAAGATGTTCGTGTTTGGGGCGATGTTCCTACCTTGAATACGGCAGATAATAATGGAACAAGCATTCATGAAGCTTGGGCAGAATTACTGTTTACGCCTGAATTTTCATTAAAACTTGGGCGTCAAGAAATTTCTTATGACGATCAACGGATTTTTGGAGCCGTAGGTTGGGCACAACAAGCAAGAAGTCATGATGCTTTATTAGCTATTTATAAACCTAATACCAATAATCATTTTGAATTGGGTTTAGCACTAAATGCTAGTTCTGAAAGTCTTTTTGAAACCAATTACGCCTTAAACAATTACAAATCTTTACAATATATTTGGTATCATACACAGTTATCACCTGTTAATTTAAGTTTTTTAGCACTTAATAATGGATTGGCTTTCATAAAAAATGGGCAGGAAGAAGTAGATTACAACCAAACATTTGGTGCGTATGCTAAACTAGCTAAAAGTCCATTTAACGCGGATGCATCCCTATATTTTCAGACCGGAAAAATTGCTGACCAACCGGTTCAAGCTTATAATCTATCCTTTAATGGATCTTATACTTTTAAAAACGGTTTAAAACCGGGGTTAGGTGTAGAATATCTTTCAGGAACGGATATGGATGCTACAAATTCTGATAGTAACTCCTTTAATCCTTGGTATGGAACAAATCATAAATTTAATGGATGGATGGATTATTTTTACGTAGGAAATCACATCAATTCGGTGGGATTGGTTGATGTTTACGCCAATATAACCTATACTAAAAACAAGTTTTCCGTTTCTGTTATTCCGCACATGTTTTCGTCTGCGGCAACCGTAACCAATTCTTTAAATGAAGATATGGATGCTTATCTAGGAACAGAAATAGATTTAGCATTAACTTATAAATGGACTAAAGATGTGAGTTTTCAAGCAGGATATTCGCAAATGTTTGCAACAGACACTATGGCCGTTTTAAAAGGCGGAAATGCCAATGCTACAACTAATTGGGCTTGGGCTATGATTACCATAAAACCTAGTTTATTTAAAACAAGTTTTAAGAGTAACGAATAG
- a CDS encoding SCO family protein, with the protein MKTLKYIVVVLLTVVAFQSCNSDKKNTGQLSGVYQCPMQCEGDKTYEKNVGCPICKMDLQLVEEKVSKTEAFGEISDESIFNLTSKWNTEEGTEIQLEDLKGKTLVMVMIYTSCKAACPRLVADMRNIEAQIPKESLNDLQFILVSIDPTVDTPERLKDFAIENAMDDEHWTFLQGSESGVREFANVLSVKYKEISPIDFSHSNIISVFNAQGELMHQQEGLGVDNKETIATILELTS; encoded by the coding sequence ATGAAAACACTAAAATATATAGTTGTTGTTTTGCTAACGGTTGTAGCATTTCAAAGTTGTAATTCTGATAAGAAAAATACAGGTCAACTTTCTGGGGTTTATCAATGTCCGATGCAATGTGAAGGAGATAAAACTTATGAAAAAAACGTGGGTTGTCCTATTTGTAAAATGGACTTACAATTAGTTGAAGAAAAAGTTTCAAAAACGGAAGCTTTTGGAGAGATTTCTGATGAATCAATTTTTAACCTGACCAGTAAATGGAACACGGAAGAAGGTACCGAAATTCAGCTTGAAGATTTAAAAGGAAAAACCTTGGTCATGGTCATGATTTACACATCCTGTAAAGCGGCTTGTCCCAGACTTGTAGCAGATATGCGAAATATTGAAGCGCAAATCCCGAAAGAAAGTTTAAACGATCTTCAGTTTATATTGGTCAGTATAGACCCTACAGTAGATACACCAGAGCGTTTAAAAGATTTTGCAATAGAAAATGCTATGGATGATGAACATTGGACATTTTTACAAGGTTCAGAAAGTGGTGTAAGAGAATTTGCCAATGTATTATCTGTAAAGTATAAAGAAATTTCACCTATAGATTTTTCGCACTCCAATATCATTTCGGTATTTAATGCGCAAGGCGAATTAATGCATCAGCAAGAAGGTTTAGGCGTGGACAATAAAGAAACTATAGCAACTATTTTAGAATTAACATCCTAA
- a CDS encoding formylglycine-generating enzyme family protein: MKTRVFSLFLMCLVFQSIMFGQAKDMVLIEGSRYLPLYGRDSTVVAVKDFKMDMYPVSIKDYETFLKENPKWRKSQVKGLFADKSYLSNWESDLKMNDFVNPNSPITNVSWFAAKAYCECQDKRLPTVDEWEYAAMADETTKDARVKPEYNARILAWYEEPRKEYIIGESPKNVWGVYDLHGLVWEWTLDFNSVLITGESRKDTDTDSNLFCGSASINATDLMNYAAFMRYAIRGSLQAKNSMKNLGFRCVKDVEKLK; the protein is encoded by the coding sequence ATGAAAACCAGAGTCTTTAGCTTGTTTTTAATGTGTTTAGTATTTCAATCTATTATGTTTGGACAAGCTAAAGATATGGTTCTTATAGAAGGAAGCCGCTACTTACCGTTGTATGGTCGTGACTCAACAGTTGTTGCTGTCAAAGATTTTAAAATGGACATGTATCCTGTTAGTATTAAAGACTATGAAACGTTTTTAAAAGAGAATCCAAAATGGCGAAAGTCGCAAGTAAAAGGCTTATTTGCAGATAAAAGCTACTTGTCTAATTGGGAGTCAGATTTAAAAATGAATGATTTTGTTAATCCCAACAGCCCAATTACCAATGTATCCTGGTTCGCCGCGAAAGCCTATTGCGAATGTCAAGACAAACGATTACCAACTGTAGATGAATGGGAATATGCTGCTATGGCAGACGAAACCACCAAAGACGCCCGCGTTAAACCCGAATATAATGCACGGATTTTAGCTTGGTATGAAGAACCTCGTAAGGAGTATATTATTGGAGAAAGTCCAAAAAATGTTTGGGGCGTTTATGATTTACATGGTTTGGTTTGGGAGTGGACGCTAGATTTTAATTCGGTATTAATTACCGGAGAATCTAGAAAAGATACAGACACCGATAGCAATTTGTTTTGCGGTAGTGCTTCCATAAATGCAACGGATTTAATGAATTATGCCGCTTTTATGCGTTATGCTATTCGCGGAAGCTTACAAGCAAAGAATTCCATGAAAAACCTAGGTTTTCGTTGTGTAAAAGATGTTGAAAAATTAAAATAA